The following coding sequences lie in one Alloacidobacterium dinghuense genomic window:
- a CDS encoding nuclear transport factor 2 family protein — protein sequence MSKHVDISPQEAADRLAIRELVEAYAHCADRRDAQGQMSLFTVDTHFVVYMNAKDSIPSQELHSREELAPVFADLNKYDATMHFVGQSTIFSLTGSRATGEAYCIAHHLTVEGEKRRLMVAYLRYYDTFVKADGAWLFAERLLYVDWIEERAL from the coding sequence ATGAGCAAACACGTTGATATCTCACCCCAGGAAGCCGCGGATCGACTTGCTATTCGGGAATTGGTCGAGGCATACGCGCATTGCGCGGACCGTCGTGACGCGCAAGGCCAGATGTCTCTCTTTACGGTGGACACGCATTTCGTGGTGTATATGAATGCGAAGGACTCGATACCCTCGCAGGAACTGCACTCGCGCGAGGAACTCGCTCCCGTCTTCGCAGACTTGAACAAATACGACGCAACGATGCACTTCGTTGGACAGAGCACTATCTTCTCGCTCACCGGCAGTCGGGCCACTGGGGAAGCTTACTGCATAGCACACCATCTCACGGTGGAGGGTGAAAAGCGGCGCCTAATGGTGGCTTACCTGCGCTACTATGACACCTTTGTGAAGGCGGACGGCGCGTGGTTGTTTGCCGAGCGCCTGCTCTACGTCGACTGGATTGAAGAGCGTGCGCTGTGA
- a CDS encoding NAD(P)H-binding protein codes for MNTPVAGRMRLIIVGATGMVGGYALRYALSLPAVERVTSISRRKTGISHAKFDEVLHQDFSDCSELARALAGQDAAVFCLGTYTGTVTDAEMRMITVDYTVEFARVFRNSCPNASFSFLSGSGADPTGRSRMAFARYKGEAEKALLGSGFPRLYIFRPAYIYPVEPRKEPNFSYRLLRSVYPVFQLLFPNQVIRADDLAKSMVDVAIRTGAGTEQVILENRDIRTLVYPDPQ; via the coding sequence ATGAACACTCCGGTGGCGGGTCGCATGCGGCTCATCATCGTGGGCGCGACGGGCATGGTCGGCGGCTACGCTCTTCGCTATGCACTGAGCCTTCCGGCTGTCGAACGAGTGACATCGATCAGTCGCAGGAAGACTGGTATATCGCACGCTAAGTTCGATGAGGTCCTGCATCAGGATTTTAGCGACTGCTCCGAGCTTGCACGGGCTCTGGCAGGTCAGGACGCAGCGGTCTTTTGCCTGGGCACGTATACCGGAACGGTGACAGACGCCGAAATGCGAATGATCACCGTTGACTATACGGTCGAGTTCGCGCGAGTTTTTCGTAACAGTTGCCCAAACGCATCGTTCTCATTCTTGAGCGGGAGCGGTGCTGATCCTACGGGACGAAGCCGCATGGCGTTTGCGCGTTACAAGGGTGAGGCTGAGAAGGCGCTCCTCGGATCGGGGTTTCCTCGGCTCTACATCTTCAGGCCAGCCTATATCTATCCAGTAGAACCACGAAAGGAACCGAATTTCAGCTACCGCTTGCTGCGATCGGTATACCCCGTGTTTCAGCTCCTGTTCCCCAACCAGGTGATTCGTGCCGATGACCTGGCTAAGTCCATGGTGGATGTCGCGATCCGTACAGGTGCGGGAACGGAGCAGGTAATTCTGGAGAACCGCGACATTCGAACCCTGGTCTATCCAGATCCCCAATAA
- a CDS encoding WD40/YVTN/BNR-like repeat-containing protein, producing the protein MTILLIGLTGGLYRFELDASDGLRPVLSGVQPMAFAMDPSEPARAYCATYNRGLWRSEDAGETWLPVGTPQGFFDWPTGGAIEPRETTFVSVDPAPQADGRHAVWVGTEPSRIYRSTDHGDTFELVSALDLPSRTNWSFPPRPRTHHVQCIAHTCDGCMHLAIEAGAMIRSRDSGRTFMDRLPDSPVDAHVLLTHPLAPLRLYAALGDALLRAGRSFAESPDGGDTWIYFGKGLEAAPYLYGVAIHPTNPEDIRVAASPSPQRAHARGGSSIFRREADLWVEDAERFPCDRSLIPVLATHAEQPGSWFALSNLGVFSKEPTAKAWARLTGLEDWRDMHPTALAALNF; encoded by the coding sequence ATGACCATATTGCTGATTGGACTTACCGGCGGGCTCTATAGATTCGAGTTGGACGCGAGTGACGGTCTTAGACCAGTGCTTTCCGGCGTCCAGCCGATGGCATTCGCCATGGACCCCAGCGAGCCTGCTCGAGCGTATTGCGCTACCTACAACCGGGGACTTTGGCGCAGTGAGGATGCGGGTGAGACGTGGCTGCCCGTCGGAACCCCGCAAGGTTTCTTCGACTGGCCGACCGGCGGTGCGATTGAGCCGCGCGAGACGACCTTCGTGTCCGTCGATCCCGCTCCTCAGGCAGATGGCCGGCATGCCGTGTGGGTCGGCACGGAACCAAGCCGCATATACCGTTCCACTGACCATGGCGACACCTTCGAACTCGTGTCCGCTCTCGACTTGCCTTCCCGCACGAACTGGTCTTTTCCTCCGCGGCCGCGGACTCACCACGTCCAGTGCATCGCCCACACCTGCGACGGTTGCATGCACCTGGCCATTGAGGCTGGCGCCATGATTCGTTCCCGCGACAGCGGCAGGACCTTTATGGACCGGTTGCCCGATAGCCCCGTGGATGCACACGTGTTGCTCACCCATCCGCTTGCTCCGCTACGCCTCTACGCGGCCCTCGGCGACGCATTACTGAGAGCAGGAAGGTCCTTTGCCGAAAGCCCGGACGGCGGAGATACCTGGATCTACTTCGGCAAAGGTCTGGAAGCTGCACCGTACCTGTACGGCGTTGCCATTCATCCCACCAATCCCGAGGACATTCGGGTCGCCGCATCGCCGAGTCCGCAGAGGGCACACGCGCGTGGAGGATCTTCTATTTTCCGCCGCGAAGCGGATCTCTGGGTGGAGGACGCCGAACGTTTCCCTTGCGACCGAAGTCTGATTCCGGTGCTTGCCACCCATGCTGAACAACCGGGGAGTTGGTTCGCCCTCTCGAATCTGGGCGTCTTCTCGAAAGAGCCCACAGCCAAAGCCTGGGCTCGTTTGACGGGGCTCGAAGACTGGCGTGATATGCACCCAACCGCTCTAGCCGCACTCAATTTTTGA
- a CDS encoding sensor histidine kinase, whose product MNLEPWYRSPEVLAAIAVFIVIVVLLIYLLRQKHSISRFDGLLDHRLAHQTRHTRDLNDSFLQTVETGKLLDDDGPSNYDNVADMRRTLKRFSEWLGQATEVRKPALDSLRSPTEHCNDLLEAIPRTNEEGTATKSIEVTFALVGEVQETHSIVSNEIFCIGCEAIQNAYMHSKATNLRVELEFGQDLSLCIIDNGIGIDLTPLKQGDQTQSGLRRMREAASRIGGQLTISSSASLGTQVRVRLGSIIFRKGAGQ is encoded by the coding sequence ATGAACCTAGAACCATGGTATCGATCCCCGGAAGTTCTGGCAGCGATCGCTGTCTTCATTGTGATCGTTGTCTTGTTGATCTATCTATTGCGCCAAAAACATTCAATCTCACGCTTTGATGGCCTGCTAGACCACCGGCTTGCACATCAAACGCGACATACCCGAGATCTGAACGATTCCTTTCTGCAGACCGTGGAGACTGGCAAGTTGCTTGACGACGACGGACCGTCCAACTACGACAATGTGGCGGACATGCGCCGGACTCTGAAGAGATTCTCTGAGTGGCTCGGACAAGCGACTGAGGTGAGAAAGCCGGCTCTAGATTCTCTCCGCTCTCCAACCGAGCACTGTAACGACTTGCTCGAGGCGATCCCTCGCACGAACGAAGAAGGTACTGCAACGAAGTCGATAGAGGTTACGTTCGCGCTGGTTGGCGAAGTACAAGAGACGCACTCCATTGTCAGCAATGAAATCTTTTGCATTGGCTGCGAAGCTATTCAGAACGCTTATATGCATTCAAAAGCGACGAATTTGAGAGTGGAGCTTGAGTTCGGTCAGGATCTTTCGTTGTGCATCATCGACAACGGAATCGGAATCGATCTCACTCCACTTAAGCAAGGAGATCAGACGCAATCCGGTCTCCGGCGAATGAGGGAGGCAGCCTCGCGAATTGGGGGACAGTTGACGATCTCGAGTTCGGCTTCTCTTGGAACTCAAGTTCGCGTCCGATTGGGGTCGATTATCTTTCGTAAAGGCGCCGGGCAATGA
- a CDS encoding response regulator produces the protein MFPDSRIRVLSVDDHPVFGAGLGVILSTEEDMILVAQASNAAEAIDAFRKHRPDITLMDLSLPDASGTDALIAIREEFPQARIIMLTTFDREAEIQRALRAGAAGYILKSLDRARLLNVIRSAHAGHRHVQPEVAARLAEHVGYEELTTREVEVLSFVRDGYRNKQIADRLAISENTVNFHVKNVMMKLGANDRTHAVTIAQRRGFLRI, from the coding sequence ATGTTCCCCGACTCTCGCATTCGAGTACTCAGTGTTGATGACCACCCGGTCTTTGGTGCCGGATTAGGAGTAATCCTCAGTACTGAGGAAGATATGATTCTGGTTGCACAGGCATCGAACGCTGCCGAGGCGATCGACGCCTTTCGTAAACACCGCCCCGACATCACGCTGATGGATCTTTCCCTGCCAGATGCAAGCGGCACCGATGCTTTGATTGCGATTCGCGAGGAATTTCCTCAGGCTCGCATCATTATGCTCACCACGTTCGACAGGGAGGCGGAGATTCAGCGCGCACTACGCGCTGGAGCAGCTGGCTATATTCTCAAGAGTTTGGATCGAGCCAGACTCCTGAATGTCATCCGATCTGCCCACGCCGGGCATCGCCACGTGCAGCCAGAAGTAGCCGCACGACTAGCCGAACACGTCGGCTATGAGGAGCTGACGACGCGTGAGGTCGAGGTCCTCAGCTTTGTGCGCGACGGATATCGCAACAAGCAGATCGCAGATCGGTTGGCGATCTCAGAAAATACCGTCAACTTTCACGTCAAGAACGTGATGATGAAGCTGGGTGCGAATGATCGTACGCATGCAGTGACCATTGCACAACGGCGCGGATTTCTCCGCATTTAA
- a CDS encoding extracellular solute-binding protein, which translates to MSAEFTTQTGIRLENIRGVPAETLDQLSFVRKLLQQGSEGPEVLEVDETWLGMLKDDLLDLRPYMPDLAHSIAPALESSYFIGGKLVAIPYQNHVGVLAFRADLLRKYGFGNPPATWTELERMALRIQEGERAHGNKDFWGYVWPGAAEESLTCNALEWQVDEGGGKIIESDGAVSVDNPAAIHAWQRAKHWIGWISPPSVPEYRESDALGAFNSGRSAFLRVWAGEPGGDSSQQDSNLHVTIWGTGHQVGEMAITALPGGSVSRVGTLGGVGLAVSKYSKHPQEDAALVRFLLRKQLESFEKGEIHLFVAKPALYDVSSSNPDTARAIVIARPTRFDSRDYEKVSREYFGAVHAVLTGEKRASAAAFELQKNLVRITGQQPGLVARE; encoded by the coding sequence TTGTCCGCAGAATTCACCACTCAGACAGGGATCAGACTCGAGAACATCCGTGGGGTTCCAGCTGAGACCCTGGACCAGCTATCGTTCGTAAGAAAACTCCTGCAGCAAGGATCCGAAGGACCGGAGGTCCTCGAAGTCGACGAGACATGGCTGGGTATGCTTAAAGATGACTTGCTCGATTTGAGACCGTACATGCCGGATTTAGCTCATTCAATCGCGCCAGCACTTGAGTCCAGTTATTTCATCGGAGGAAAGCTCGTCGCCATTCCCTATCAGAATCACGTCGGCGTCTTGGCTTTCCGAGCAGACCTTCTTCGTAAATACGGCTTTGGTAATCCTCCTGCGACATGGACTGAACTTGAAAGGATGGCGCTGCGTATCCAAGAGGGTGAGCGCGCGCACGGCAACAAAGACTTCTGGGGTTACGTATGGCCGGGTGCAGCCGAAGAATCGCTTACCTGCAATGCTCTTGAGTGGCAAGTCGATGAGGGTGGTGGCAAGATCATCGAGAGCGATGGTGCGGTCAGCGTGGACAATCCAGCGGCGATTCACGCGTGGCAACGGGCCAAGCATTGGATTGGCTGGATTTCTCCTCCGAGCGTGCCTGAATACAGGGAGTCGGATGCCTTGGGTGCTTTCAATTCCGGTCGAAGTGCGTTTCTCCGCGTTTGGGCCGGCGAACCCGGTGGGGATTCAAGTCAGCAAGACTCGAATCTTCACGTGACTATTTGGGGAACTGGACACCAAGTTGGAGAAATGGCGATAACGGCGCTACCAGGTGGTTCCGTTTCAAGGGTCGGCACCCTTGGAGGAGTTGGATTAGCCGTCTCCAAGTACTCTAAGCACCCCCAAGAAGACGCCGCGCTTGTTCGATTCCTGCTTCGAAAGCAGCTCGAATCATTTGAAAAAGGTGAGATTCATCTTTTCGTGGCCAAGCCCGCCCTATACGATGTTTCATCTTCGAACCCGGATACTGCACGAGCAATTGTTATTGCTCGTCCAACTCGCTTTGATTCACGTGATTATGAAAAAGTAAGCAGGGAATATTTTGGGGCTGTGCATGCAGTGCTTACCGGAGAGAAACGAGCCTCTGCTGCAGCATTCGAGTTGCAAAAGAATCTGGTCCGGATCACAGGGCAGCAACCCGGGCTCGTGGCTCGAGAATGA
- a CDS encoding sensor histidine kinase, with protein MRRYTTIKLNLGLPLKLTFVLLVVFILGGNGLLIWQFRLAREQTDRLAVVSKQMMAVLRLRNSLVSFHQSIDELVVSHDTHALSLRSESLQKDLLEQLQQTREALSLSPSAHSFDRRFLPILDAVEIGFPHQLEAIRSLAATSDWEAVKYRDANELRPTEMEVTAFAEKIDEAFTTELSRSELNARSLQNRILFLIPFMALSTFLIAAMFVWVIARRILELRIEERLSERMLITRDLHDTFLQTIQGSKLFAEHALAKCSDVGGMRDALAQLVHWLDRASEEGRSALNSLRETQPKRDDFADALQAITVDARAQGPINVALSISGTPVDLLPEVQDEVLRIAREAIANARRHSLGSEVEVSLEYAGNLSLTISDDGRGFDRLDNAAVMSGHYGLQAMRERAARIGGNLTITSSATSGTQVKLTVSRRRLLRSLGNSTQDLSGYVHKPISPFTVKR; from the coding sequence ATGAGAAGATACACAACAATCAAGCTCAACCTCGGTCTCCCCCTGAAGTTGACATTTGTACTACTCGTTGTGTTCATCCTAGGCGGCAACGGGCTACTCATCTGGCAGTTTCGCTTGGCTCGAGAGCAGACCGACCGCCTAGCCGTCGTAAGCAAACAGATGATGGCAGTTCTGCGTTTGCGCAACAGTCTTGTCTCGTTTCATCAGAGCATCGATGAACTCGTGGTATCACATGATACCCACGCCCTGTCACTTAGGTCTGAGAGCCTCCAGAAGGATCTACTTGAACAGCTACAGCAAACAAGGGAAGCCCTCAGTTTGTCTCCTTCCGCGCACTCGTTCGACAGGCGGTTCTTGCCAATCCTCGACGCTGTCGAAATCGGCTTTCCGCATCAGCTTGAAGCGATCAGATCGTTGGCGGCGACAAGTGATTGGGAAGCGGTCAAGTATCGCGACGCAAATGAACTCAGGCCGACAGAGATGGAGGTGACGGCGTTCGCTGAGAAGATAGATGAAGCCTTTACCACGGAGCTTTCGCGCTCCGAGTTGAATGCCCGTAGTCTGCAGAACCGAATACTCTTTTTGATTCCCTTCATGGCCCTTTCGACATTCCTAATTGCGGCCATGTTTGTGTGGGTCATTGCGCGGAGAATCCTCGAGCTCCGGATCGAAGAGCGATTGAGTGAGCGGATGCTGATAACCAGGGATTTGCACGACACCTTTCTTCAGACCATACAGGGAAGCAAATTGTTCGCCGAACACGCCTTGGCCAAGTGTTCCGATGTGGGGGGAATGCGCGATGCTTTAGCGCAACTTGTTCACTGGCTTGATCGTGCAAGCGAGGAGGGACGGTCGGCGCTCAATTCGCTTCGTGAGACCCAACCCAAACGAGATGACTTTGCGGACGCACTCCAGGCCATCACAGTTGATGCGAGAGCCCAGGGTCCGATAAACGTTGCCTTGTCGATTTCAGGCACCCCAGTCGACCTATTACCCGAGGTCCAAGACGAGGTGCTTCGGATTGCAAGGGAAGCAATAGCTAACGCCAGAAGGCATTCCCTTGGCAGCGAAGTCGAAGTCTCACTCGAATACGCGGGAAATCTCTCACTTACGATTTCCGACGATGGAAGGGGCTTCGATCGGCTGGACAATGCTGCCGTAATGAGTGGCCACTACGGATTACAGGCGATGCGCGAGCGAGCTGCACGCATCGGTGGAAACCTGACGATCACTAGTTCCGCAACATCGGGCACCCAAGTGAAACTGACGGTCTCTCGGCGTCGTCTCCTACGCAGTCTCGGCAATTCTACACAGGACCTATCGGGTTATGTTCATAAGCCAATCTCGCCCTTCACCGTCAAACGGTAA
- a CDS encoding polysaccharide deacetylase family protein codes for MTTTQTQTKRFWPNGARLAVSISMMFEGGGQPISGAGGPIPEPIKDGLPDLPTNAFFAYGYYEGIPRALNLFDKHGIKVSSFMIGKAVENAPDLAQEIARRGHEVAAHGRTWQNSYFLPRDEEKRFIADCVETIHKITGQRPVGWNAYWLRNSVHILETLQELGFLYHIDEPSHDEPFIIPVNGKDFVTVPYTFHMNDISSFPFEGYNPTAYEQALKDEFDQLYEEGATRRRMMLIGFHDRINGHANRIRMLDRFLTYAKSRDGVWFARKDEIAKWVLENRQDTPVMQRGPASVTGLPSA; via the coding sequence ATGACCACTACACAGACGCAGACAAAGCGATTCTGGCCGAATGGCGCTCGGTTGGCCGTAAGCATCTCGATGATGTTTGAAGGAGGTGGCCAGCCAATCTCCGGGGCGGGCGGTCCGATCCCTGAACCAATCAAAGACGGCCTGCCGGATCTTCCGACAAATGCCTTCTTCGCCTATGGCTACTACGAAGGCATTCCGCGCGCTTTGAACCTCTTCGACAAGCACGGGATCAAAGTCTCCAGCTTCATGATTGGTAAGGCTGTTGAGAACGCCCCTGATCTTGCGCAAGAGATCGCTCGCCGAGGCCATGAAGTGGCTGCGCATGGACGCACCTGGCAGAATTCCTATTTCCTCCCTCGGGATGAAGAGAAGCGATTCATTGCCGATTGCGTGGAAACAATTCATAAGATCACCGGGCAACGCCCGGTCGGTTGGAATGCCTACTGGCTCCGCAACTCGGTTCACATCCTCGAGACCCTGCAGGAACTAGGCTTTCTCTATCACATCGACGAACCCAGCCACGACGAGCCCTTCATCATTCCCGTAAATGGCAAAGACTTCGTGACTGTCCCGTATACGTTCCATATGAATGACATCTCGTCTTTCCCTTTCGAAGGCTACAATCCGACGGCCTATGAGCAGGCACTTAAGGATGAGTTTGATCAACTCTATGAAGAAGGTGCGACCCGACGCCGTATGATGCTCATTGGCTTCCATGATCGCATCAACGGACACGCAAACCGGATCCGGATGCTCGATCGCTTTCTCACCTATGCAAAGAGTCGCGATGGTGTGTGGTTTGCGCGCAAAGATGAGATTGCGAAGTGGGTGCTTGAGAACCGTCAGGATACGCCTGTCATGCAGCGCGGTCCGGCTAGTGTCACAGGGCTACCGAGCGCCTGA
- a CDS encoding ester cyclase — protein sequence MTRLKTQTAFSWRFACVGFCFASLINLAVARGESKMQFGKPDVLIVSADLQGERRQSLIDAAQQFYTFWNAGDPALLSRVISPSFTDRALPPGRPQGPGGPLFAFRQFTKAVPDLRCEVLQQIIVQDRVVSHLRFTGHFSGDFGSLHGHGQEVDFIATDIIRIDARGQITDNWHLEDNLTFLKQIGAVPQ from the coding sequence ATGACGAGACTTAAAACGCAGACGGCCTTCTCGTGGAGGTTCGCATGCGTAGGTTTTTGTTTTGCCAGCCTTATCAACTTGGCAGTCGCGCGAGGTGAAAGCAAAATGCAATTTGGTAAACCAGATGTCCTGATCGTCTCCGCCGATCTTCAAGGCGAAAGAAGGCAATCGCTAATCGATGCAGCGCAACAGTTCTATACCTTTTGGAATGCCGGCGATCCGGCGCTGCTCTCTCGTGTCATCTCTCCATCCTTCACGGATCGGGCTCTTCCTCCAGGCCGACCTCAAGGTCCAGGTGGTCCTCTATTTGCGTTCCGTCAGTTCACGAAGGCGGTTCCAGATCTGCGCTGTGAGGTTCTGCAACAAATCATCGTTCAAGATCGCGTAGTCTCTCATCTCCGCTTCACGGGGCACTTCAGTGGCGATTTCGGAAGCCTGCATGGTCATGGCCAAGAAGTGGACTTCATAGCCACGGACATCATACGCATCGACGCTCGCGGACAGATTACCGACAATTGGCATCTTGAAGATAATCTCACTTTCTTGAAGCAAATCGGAGCAGTACCGCAGTAG
- a CDS encoding SDR family oxidoreductase gives MNEKRIVLIAGVHGVSGIAAAEQWSEIPGTVVYGLSRRNAALPEGVIPVQLDLLNREDVTQKLGQIRGISQVVFGAYIEKASVVERSEVNVAILRNLLDVVESTSPRLERVVFYQGGKAYGADLGPFKTPAREDEPRLMGPNFYYDQEDFLRQRQAGKEWTWTALRPEAVCGFALGNPMNLAMVIAIYAVISKELGLPLRYPGTIEGYQALYQLTSAEILGKASVWSGTSPQCSNEIFNITNGDYFRWQYMWPKIAKMFQMETAEPVPIPLATYMADKADLWNHIVERYRLVQHSYSEVVAWPFGDAIFNQGFDNITSTIKARRAGFDACIDTEEMFQQFFQELRQRKVIPKLIDSGAFVG, from the coding sequence ATGAACGAAAAACGCATTGTGTTGATAGCCGGTGTGCATGGAGTGAGCGGCATAGCGGCGGCCGAACAATGGAGCGAGATTCCTGGGACTGTTGTCTACGGTCTCTCTCGAAGAAATGCCGCTCTACCTGAAGGCGTGATCCCCGTTCAGTTAGATCTTCTGAATCGGGAAGACGTAACCCAGAAGCTCGGACAGATTCGAGGGATATCGCAGGTCGTATTCGGTGCTTACATCGAGAAGGCGTCCGTCGTTGAAAGGTCGGAAGTCAATGTTGCTATACTGCGGAACCTTCTCGACGTTGTGGAGTCGACATCTCCTCGTTTGGAACGAGTTGTGTTCTATCAGGGAGGGAAGGCGTATGGTGCCGATCTGGGCCCGTTCAAGACTCCGGCGCGAGAAGATGAGCCTCGCTTGATGGGCCCCAATTTCTACTACGATCAGGAAGACTTTCTCCGCCAAAGACAGGCTGGGAAGGAATGGACCTGGACCGCGCTACGTCCGGAAGCGGTGTGTGGGTTCGCGCTCGGCAATCCCATGAACCTTGCCATGGTGATAGCCATCTACGCAGTCATCTCGAAGGAGTTGGGATTGCCGCTGCGTTACCCGGGAACCATCGAAGGCTATCAAGCGTTGTACCAGTTAACATCCGCCGAGATTCTCGGGAAGGCTTCTGTCTGGTCTGGCACGTCGCCGCAATGTAGCAATGAGATCTTCAACATTACGAACGGCGACTATTTCCGGTGGCAGTACATGTGGCCAAAAATCGCCAAGATGTTTCAGATGGAGACCGCAGAGCCGGTTCCCATCCCGTTGGCAACCTATATGGCCGATAAGGCTGATCTCTGGAATCACATCGTAGAGAGATATCGACTCGTGCAGCACTCATATTCAGAAGTTGTCGCATGGCCGTTCGGGGACGCGATTTTCAACCAAGGGTTTGACAACATCACGAGCACAATTAAAGCTCGCCGCGCGGGTTTTGATGCGTGTATCGATACGGAGGAAATGTTTCAGCAGTTTTTTCAGGAATTGCGTCAACGAAAGGTGATCCCAAAGCTGATCGACTCCGGAGCATTCGTTGGGTGA
- a CDS encoding SMP-30/gluconolactonase/LRE family protein: MTRIIAIAATIFFAASPVISQNRVEAVFSSDLVINGPTVSPDGRLFTVAQPASPGTTPQVVEVRNGKPVPYPDERMNSWKPGMDGHELFVGVNSIRMGPDGALWVVDRGGPGIGKPLAPGGPKLMKIDIATNKVSRIYDLAAVARPWSFVDDVRFNALHAYLTDAGSPGLIVLDLNTGKGRRVLDGHPSTVAQTPLVAEGKILRNPKGDPINIHADQLEVSPNGKWFYYQPSCGRMSRVETRYLDDASLSDAQLALHVERFADTPSTGGTAIGADGTIYLSDTDKKRILTISPEGKIATLIDDPRLDWVDAMWIDDSGHLLMPASQLNRMAGINGGTNAIQQPVVLYRLNIGQKGVRR, encoded by the coding sequence ATGACCAGAATTATCGCAATAGCGGCAACCATTTTCTTCGCAGCGTCACCGGTCATTTCTCAAAACCGTGTTGAGGCTGTCTTTTCGAGCGACCTTGTGATTAACGGCCCAACGGTGTCGCCTGACGGGAGACTCTTTACGGTAGCGCAACCAGCGAGCCCTGGCACGACTCCACAAGTTGTCGAGGTGCGCAATGGAAAACCGGTGCCCTACCCAGACGAACGAATGAACAGTTGGAAGCCAGGCATGGATGGCCATGAGCTTTTCGTGGGAGTCAACTCCATCCGAATGGGGCCTGATGGTGCACTCTGGGTGGTCGATCGAGGCGGGCCGGGCATCGGTAAACCGCTCGCGCCGGGCGGTCCAAAGTTGATGAAGATCGACATTGCCACCAACAAGGTTTCCCGCATCTATGACCTTGCTGCCGTAGCGAGACCGTGGAGTTTCGTCGACGACGTCCGCTTCAATGCTCTCCACGCGTATCTCACTGACGCAGGCAGCCCAGGCTTGATAGTTCTTGACCTGAACACCGGCAAGGGACGACGGGTGCTGGACGGTCATCCATCGACTGTCGCTCAGACTCCGTTAGTCGCCGAAGGGAAGATCCTACGTAATCCGAAGGGTGATCCCATCAATATTCATGCCGATCAGCTTGAGGTGTCGCCGAATGGCAAGTGGTTTTATTACCAGCCCTCCTGCGGCCGCATGTCTCGCGTCGAGACACGCTACCTCGACGATGCCAGCCTTTCCGACGCACAGCTCGCATTGCATGTCGAGCGTTTTGCCGACACACCATCGACCGGTGGCACCGCTATCGGAGCTGACGGAACAATCTATCTCAGCGACACGGATAAAAAGCGCATTTTGACGATTTCCCCGGAAGGCAAAATCGCGACACTCATTGACGATCCACGTCTGGATTGGGTGGATGCGATGTGGATCGATGACTCTGGCCATCTGCTGATGCCTGCTTCACAACTCAATCGCATGGCCGGGATAAACGGCGGTACCAATGCTATCCAGCAACCAGTCGTACTTTATCGCCTCAACATTGGACAAAAGGGAGTTCGCCGATAA
- a CDS encoding cupin domain-containing protein: MTTRATFDRFKVMEIAKRFPETADTLLLDTYLTNEEAASARVFRVYRGTPPHYHAGSDEYLYILSGKGTFWMSDASNTGEFAPGDLLFFKRRTIHALPDILEGPVIFLSFDTPRRDPKDIIFFNPQDGTPESFIKGV; encoded by the coding sequence ATGACAACACGAGCTACTTTCGATCGTTTCAAAGTTATGGAAATTGCAAAGAGGTTTCCGGAAACAGCAGATACACTCCTGCTCGACACATATCTAACAAATGAAGAGGCGGCAAGCGCACGTGTGTTTCGCGTGTATCGTGGCACTCCTCCTCACTACCACGCAGGGAGTGATGAGTATCTGTACATTCTGTCCGGCAAAGGCACTTTCTGGATGTCAGATGCGTCCAACACCGGAGAGTTCGCGCCTGGCGACCTTCTTTTCTTTAAGCGTCGCACTATACATGCGCTTCCTGACATTCTCGAAGGACCAGTGATCTTTCTCTCGTTTGACACGCCGCGGCGAGATCCCAAGGACATCATCTTTTTCAATCCACAGGATGGCACCCCAGAGTCTTTCATTAAGGGGGTTTGA